From Streptomyces sp. NBC_00775, one genomic window encodes:
- a CDS encoding transposase: MICADELGPVIRRTFLPAPAWSPDGHRVKAELDYSRGPEETWVYGGLRPADGQAVTMTASSRNSVFYQQFLQLLEDANPDGEIWIVTDNLSSHNSVSTRTWLEDHPRIHHTFIPVGACWLNLQEG; this comes from the coding sequence GTGATCTGCGCTGACGAGCTGGGGCCAGTGATCCGGCGGACCTTCCTGCCCGCACCCGCCTGGTCACCCGACGGGCACCGGGTCAAAGCGGAACTCGACTACAGCCGCGGTCCCGAGGAAACCTGGGTCTACGGCGGTCTGCGACCAGCGGACGGTCAGGCAGTCACGATGACCGCTTCCTCCCGCAACAGCGTCTTCTACCAGCAGTTCCTGCAACTGCTCGAGGACGCCAATCCGGACGGGGAGATCTGGATCGTCACCGACAACCTGTCCAGTCACAACAGCGTGTCCACACGGACCTGGCTCGAGGACCATCCCCGCATCCACCACACCTTCATCCCTGTGGGCGCGTGCTGGCTCAACCTGCAGGAAGGCTGA
- a CDS encoding HEAT repeat domain-containing protein, protein MTVEDGVLIDALGSEPRRPDAFRALLRRGPAALSAIRRGLTHPEPRVREQCCNLLDELLAPEAMDELIARLDDPDARVRVAALHALSCLRCKPDADACRPDRVRLLPRAVRLLQEDVDPQVRMRAAELLGLWVHEDADAVAALLRSRDEDPSPAVRKKAGWYTPGGPIHRRTAPKGV, encoded by the coding sequence GTGACGGTCGAAGACGGCGTACTCATCGACGCGCTGGGCAGCGAGCCACGCCGCCCGGACGCCTTCCGGGCACTCCTGCGGCGCGGCCCCGCGGCTCTTTCGGCCATCCGGCGCGGACTGACCCACCCCGAACCACGGGTACGGGAGCAGTGCTGCAACCTGCTGGACGAACTGCTCGCCCCGGAGGCCATGGACGAGCTGATCGCGAGGCTCGACGACCCCGACGCCCGGGTGCGGGTGGCAGCCCTGCACGCCCTTTCCTGTCTGCGGTGCAAGCCGGACGCGGATGCCTGCCGTCCCGACCGCGTCCGGCTTCTGCCGCGCGCCGTCCGTCTCCTCCAGGAGGACGTGGACCCGCAGGTCAGGATGAGAGCGGCCGAACTCCTAGGACTGTGGGTGCACGAAGACGCGGACGCCGTCGCCGCGCTGCTCCGCTCCCGCGACGAGGATCCGTCCCCGGCCGTGCGCAAGAAGGCGGGCTGGTACACGCCCGGCGGTCCCATTCACCGCCGCACTGCTCCCAAGGGCGTCTAA
- a CDS encoding glycoside hydrolase family 32 protein yields the protein MRGMSRRALFAGSAGGAAAVLLQAAPPAAAKPKSATGCASYRAAYHFTVPDQWKNDPQRPLWIDGEYHYYYLYNADYLTGGTTAGTAWRLATSTDLVAFTDRGIAVPKDTTAGGDVWSGSAVVDTDNTAGFGAGAVIVIATMAPDEVTQAQYLYYSTDGGRTFRNHGTDPVLANPGVPDFRDPKVVRDEEHGRWVMALAENNKIGFYHSADLKSWTYAGGFIKDGLGVLECPDLFRSTADDGTTKWVLGASANGKAAGLPNTYAYWTGSFDGTAFTADASDPQWLDHGWDWYGAVTFEKRRDDGSVDPSVRHAIGWLNNWDYANTTPTIDCDGFNGTDSIVREITLKRASNGTYYLASRPVSALDDHVSRTVDLGDLEVDGTRVLDYTGTSYEVTTEITWDRVTGAGLQLRRSPDGGRHIDAGIYDDFAFVNRRTTVNPDNSGKWQESHSPFDPSARTVRLRILVDRTSVEMFIDDGRYVHSAEAFPYLIDTGLALFSIGGTAVFRNTVIREFTV from the coding sequence ATGCGTGGGATGTCCAGGAGAGCGCTCTTCGCCGGATCGGCCGGGGGCGCGGCAGCCGTGCTGCTGCAGGCCGCGCCCCCGGCCGCCGCGAAACCCAAGTCCGCGACCGGTTGCGCCAGTTACCGCGCCGCGTACCACTTCACGGTCCCCGACCAGTGGAAGAACGATCCGCAGCGACCGCTGTGGATCGACGGCGAGTACCACTACTACTACCTCTACAACGCCGACTACCTGACGGGCGGCACGACCGCGGGCACCGCCTGGCGGCTGGCCACCAGCACCGACCTGGTCGCGTTCACCGACCGCGGGATCGCCGTGCCGAAGGACACCACCGCGGGCGGCGACGTCTGGTCGGGGTCGGCGGTGGTCGACACCGACAACACGGCCGGCTTCGGCGCGGGCGCGGTGATCGTCATCGCCACCATGGCGCCCGACGAGGTCACTCAGGCGCAGTACCTGTACTACTCCACCGACGGCGGCCGCACCTTCCGCAACCACGGCACCGACCCGGTGCTGGCCAACCCCGGCGTGCCCGACTTCCGCGATCCCAAGGTCGTCCGTGACGAGGAACACGGTCGCTGGGTGATGGCCCTCGCCGAGAACAACAAGATCGGCTTCTACCACTCGGCGGACCTGAAGTCCTGGACGTACGCCGGCGGATTCATCAAGGACGGCCTCGGCGTCCTGGAGTGCCCCGACCTGTTCCGCAGCACCGCGGACGACGGCACGACGAAGTGGGTGCTGGGCGCGAGCGCCAACGGCAAAGCGGCCGGGCTGCCCAACACGTACGCGTACTGGACCGGTTCCTTCGACGGCACCGCGTTCACCGCCGACGCGAGCGATCCGCAGTGGCTCGACCACGGGTGGGACTGGTACGGGGCCGTCACGTTCGAGAAGCGCCGGGACGACGGTTCGGTTGATCCCTCCGTCCGGCACGCGATCGGCTGGCTCAACAACTGGGACTACGCCAACACCACCCCCACCATCGACTGCGACGGTTTCAACGGCACCGACTCGATCGTCCGAGAGATCACCCTGAAGCGGGCCTCGAACGGGACGTACTACCTTGCCTCGCGCCCGGTCTCCGCCCTGGACGACCACGTCTCGCGCACCGTGGACCTGGGCGACCTGGAGGTCGACGGCACCCGCGTCCTCGACTACACCGGCACGTCCTACGAGGTGACGACCGAGATCACCTGGGACAGAGTGACCGGCGCCGGCCTCCAGCTGCGCCGTTCTCCCGACGGGGGGCGTCACATCGACGCCGGGATCTACGACGACTTCGCGTTCGTCAACCGCCGCACCACCGTCAACCCCGACAACTCCGGTAAGTGGCAGGAGAGTCACAGCCCCTTCGACCCGTCGGCCCGCACGGTGAGGCTGCGGATCCTGGTCGACCGCACGTCCGTCGAGATGTTCATCGACGACGGCCGGTACGTGCACTCCGCGGAGGCGTTCCCGTATCTGATCGACACGGGGCTCGCGCTGTTCTCGATCGGGGGCACGGCGGTGTTCCGGAACACAGTGATACGGGAGTTCACCGTGTGA
- a CDS encoding extracellular solute-binding protein, which yields MTDSHVSRRTLLRYGAYGAGAAALTGTAASWDRLTGADIPGRDDGSLVVATLGPAYGPEAIRTLTEGFREVHPDIKLRINAVQAVDWSDFFAKILTQIAAGTAPDLVYVATEGVQLFAQRLGVALDQWVKRDAAELREYFADVHPSLVESMMYEGSLYQLPVEFNAADMYLNNQVLKRAGASFPAADWTRDDFTALLRDMKKSSGSQFTPYFWTNRLWGGVVPWLFANGTNLLTESKAPGGAWLWDSFYPAAERQGRGGGFRWTTPQATHDRVEEAYDYLASLIQEDLCTRPEGGNGQNLVGVFSTGRVGVTPAGGFWAGGLHLAGMQAADYDVQYFPRWRTQRMQFGAAGYALLRTSKRQEEAWEFIKYAARRDTLMRLFTTNQTTPARRSMLTADRYRETGPNHWQTFYDTLDKFPDTGPIPAPPQVAEVEQVLLKHTGTALAARRSVGPALRRMQGDLEKAMERDV from the coding sequence ATGACCGACTCGCACGTCTCCCGCCGCACGCTGCTGCGGTACGGCGCCTACGGCGCGGGTGCCGCCGCCCTGACCGGTACCGCAGCGAGCTGGGACCGGCTCACCGGAGCCGACATACCCGGCCGCGACGACGGGTCCCTCGTCGTCGCCACCCTCGGCCCCGCCTACGGGCCGGAGGCCATTCGCACCCTCACCGAGGGCTTCCGCGAGGTGCACCCCGACATCAAGCTCCGGATCAACGCGGTGCAGGCCGTCGACTGGTCGGACTTCTTCGCGAAGATCCTCACCCAGATCGCGGCGGGTACCGCCCCCGACCTCGTCTACGTCGCCACCGAGGGCGTCCAGCTCTTCGCCCAGCGCCTCGGTGTCGCGCTGGACCAGTGGGTGAAGCGGGACGCGGCCGAACTGCGCGAGTACTTCGCCGACGTCCATCCCTCGCTGGTGGAGTCGATGATGTACGAGGGCAGCCTCTACCAGCTGCCGGTCGAGTTCAACGCGGCCGACATGTACCTGAACAACCAGGTCCTGAAGCGGGCGGGCGCGAGCTTCCCCGCGGCCGACTGGACCCGCGACGACTTCACCGCGCTGCTGCGGGACATGAAGAAGTCCAGCGGCAGCCAGTTCACCCCGTACTTCTGGACCAACCGCCTGTGGGGCGGCGTGGTGCCCTGGCTCTTCGCCAACGGCACGAACCTGCTCACCGAGTCCAAGGCGCCCGGCGGCGCCTGGCTGTGGGACTCCTTCTACCCGGCCGCCGAACGGCAGGGCCGCGGGGGCGGCTTCCGGTGGACGACCCCGCAGGCCACACACGACCGCGTGGAGGAGGCGTACGACTATCTCGCCTCCCTCATCCAGGAGGACCTGTGCACCCGCCCCGAGGGCGGCAACGGCCAGAACCTCGTCGGCGTGTTCTCCACCGGCCGGGTCGGCGTGACGCCGGCCGGCGGCTTCTGGGCGGGCGGTCTGCATCTCGCGGGCATGCAGGCGGCCGACTACGACGTGCAGTACTTCCCGCGCTGGCGCACCCAGCGCATGCAGTTCGGCGCTGCCGGCTACGCCCTGCTGCGCACGTCGAAGCGGCAGGAGGAGGCCTGGGAGTTCATCAAGTACGCCGCCCGAAGGGACACCCTGATGCGGCTGTTCACGACCAACCAGACCACCCCGGCCCGCCGTTCGATGCTGACCGCCGACCGCTACCGGGAGACCGGCCCGAACCACTGGCAGACCTTCTACGACACCCTCGACAAGTTCCCCGACACCGGGCCGATCCCCGCGCCGCCGCAGGTCGCCGAGGTCGAGCAAGTGCTGCTCAAGCACACCGGAACCGCGCTCGCCGCACGGCGCTCGGTGGGTCCCGCGCTGCGCCGGATGCAGGGCGATCTGGAGAAGGCCATGGAGCGTGACGTATGA
- a CDS encoding carbohydrate ABC transporter permease, producing the protein MTNTSTPARTRTVAPSPVAPARPSARDRGTRLLATLFLAPTIVGIVVFTVVPIVGSVVLSLFHWNVIDDPSFAGAANYREMLSDSTVLVSFRNTLVFMVLAVALQLLIALVLALAVNGRMPVWLRSVFRSAFFFPLVLSAASISVVMKYLFNQDFGVVNWLLGLIGIAPVPWLTSENSAMAAVILVYVWQQFGFSFLLFVGGLNNIPKEIHEAASLDGATGLRKHLNVTLPLLSPTLLVASVVGIINALQVFEQPYVLTNGGPGDSTRTVVMVIYESAFEQLRFGEASAVGVLLFVLIMAVTALQFRLSRRFVHYQ; encoded by the coding sequence ATGACGAACACTTCGACTCCCGCCCGGACAAGGACGGTGGCTCCTTCGCCCGTGGCCCCCGCGCGGCCGTCCGCCCGCGACCGCGGCACCCGCCTGCTGGCCACTTTGTTCCTGGCCCCGACGATCGTCGGCATCGTTGTCTTCACGGTCGTCCCGATCGTCGGCTCGGTGGTGCTCAGCCTCTTCCACTGGAACGTGATCGACGACCCGAGCTTCGCGGGGGCCGCCAACTACCGCGAGATGCTGAGCGATTCGACCGTTCTGGTGTCCTTCCGCAACACGCTCGTGTTCATGGTGCTCGCGGTCGCCCTCCAACTGCTGATCGCGCTGGTGCTGGCGCTCGCGGTGAACGGGCGGATGCCGGTGTGGCTGCGCTCGGTGTTCCGTTCGGCGTTCTTCTTCCCGCTGGTGCTGTCCGCCGCGTCGATCTCGGTGGTGATGAAGTACCTGTTCAACCAGGACTTCGGTGTCGTCAACTGGCTGCTCGGGCTGATCGGCATCGCTCCGGTGCCGTGGCTCACCTCCGAGAACTCGGCGATGGCGGCGGTCATCCTCGTCTACGTCTGGCAGCAGTTCGGCTTCTCCTTCCTGCTGTTCGTCGGGGGCCTGAACAACATCCCCAAGGAGATCCACGAGGCCGCCTCCCTCGACGGCGCGACCGGTCTGCGCAAGCACCTCAACGTCACGCTGCCGCTGCTGTCACCCACCCTGCTGGTCGCGTCGGTGGTCGGCATCATCAACGCCCTGCAGGTCTTCGAACAGCCGTACGTCCTCACCAACGGCGGGCCCGGCGACTCCACCCGCACCGTCGTGATGGTCATCTACGAGAGCGCGTTCGAGCAGCTCCGCTTCGGCGAGGCGTCCGCGGTGGGCGTGCTGCTGTTCGTGCTGATCATGGCGGTCACCGCCCTCCAGTTCCGGCTCAGCCGGCGTTTCGTCCACTACCAGTGA
- a CDS encoding carbohydrate ABC transporter permease, with translation MTQATSTVSRARHSLAPWARITGLAVCALLTLGPVIWTVSTSLRTPAESFDLPPRIIPTSPTLESYRGVFDQIDVWLLALNSTLVTALIAVGQMITAGLAGYAFARLEFRFKKPLFALVLATMMVPLQVTIVPVFLVLKSMNLTDTLLGLIIPAFPTAFGTFLMRQYFLGMPKDLGEAAMLDGCGPWRIFRSVYAPLAAPGLAIVGVLAFNYHWNEFFRPLILETSGQNYTLPLGLVSLQGNLGTGSISVVLAGVVLSMIPAVAVFVVGQRPLREGITSAGVNR, from the coding sequence ATGACCCAAGCGACTTCGACCGTGAGCCGGGCCCGTCACTCGCTCGCTCCGTGGGCGCGGATCACCGGACTGGCGGTGTGCGCCCTGCTGACGCTCGGTCCGGTCATCTGGACCGTCTCCACCTCGCTGCGCACGCCGGCCGAGTCCTTCGACCTGCCGCCGAGGATCATTCCGACCAGCCCGACCCTGGAGTCGTACCGCGGGGTCTTCGACCAGATCGATGTGTGGCTGCTCGCTCTGAACTCCACACTCGTGACCGCTTTGATCGCGGTCGGCCAGATGATCACCGCAGGTCTCGCCGGTTACGCGTTCGCTCGTCTCGAATTCCGTTTCAAGAAGCCGCTGTTCGCACTGGTCCTCGCGACCATGATGGTCCCCTTGCAGGTCACGATCGTTCCGGTGTTCCTGGTGCTCAAGTCGATGAATCTGACCGACACGCTGCTCGGTCTGATCATTCCGGCGTTTCCGACCGCGTTCGGCACCTTCCTGATGCGCCAGTACTTCCTCGGCATGCCGAAGGACCTGGGCGAGGCGGCGATGCTGGACGGCTGCGGGCCCTGGCGCATCTTCCGCTCGGTCTACGCCCCGCTGGCCGCGCCCGGCCTCGCGATCGTCGGCGTGCTGGCCTTCAACTACCACTGGAACGAGTTCTTCCGGCCGCTGATCCTGGAGACCTCCGGCCAGAACTACACCCTGCCGCTGGGCCTCGTCTCCCTCCAGGGCAATCTCGGCACCGGCTCCATCTCGGTCGTCCTCGCCGGTGTCGTCCTTTCCATGATCCCCGCCGTCGCCGTGTTCGTCGTCGGCCAGCGCCCTCTGCGCGAGGGCATCACGTCCGCAGGAGTCAACCGTTGA
- a CDS encoding glycoside hydrolase family 32 protein → MKHDPDAPRFRVRPPAHWINDPNGPFRWRDRYHLFYQHNPDAPRHENIHWGHVSSPDLAHWEHHPVALTPTPGGPDEAGCWSGCVVDDDGVPTAVYTGIDRHHSGLGTICLARAVVPDDETLTDWKPLPTPVVTGPPAGLDVVMFRDPFVFRSGGRRWALVGAGHADGAPSVLLYDCDDLADWRFAGVLLDGNDPVATDVFGDKAVGWECPQLFATAGGQWVLVVSLWDGDPMATGFLTGRLEPDSEGGLRFGARTGGRLDHGRDFYAPAVLQEADRALMWGWSWEAREQGEVDAAGWAGVLTAPRVVDVRPDGALSVVPAPELQLLRAAEPFATAPERTPLPQSYDLTVTARTPTTVSLLRSASGAELTIRLDPDEGTVTLDRSDWPRTRSEQSAPLVVRAPAREVRILVDGSLFELFADDRATVTERIYRRPGDVPELVVTGAGATVIGWEQVPPTSG, encoded by the coding sequence TTGAAGCACGACCCCGACGCCCCGCGTTTCAGGGTCCGTCCGCCCGCCCACTGGATCAACGACCCGAACGGGCCCTTCCGCTGGCGCGACCGCTACCACCTCTTCTACCAGCACAACCCCGACGCCCCGCGCCACGAGAACATCCACTGGGGCCATGTCTCCAGCCCCGACCTCGCCCACTGGGAACACCACCCCGTCGCGCTCACCCCGACACCCGGCGGCCCCGACGAGGCGGGCTGCTGGTCCGGGTGCGTGGTCGACGACGACGGCGTACCGACCGCCGTCTACACCGGCATCGACCGCCACCACAGCGGCCTCGGCACCATCTGCCTGGCCCGGGCGGTCGTCCCGGACGACGAGACCCTCACCGACTGGAAGCCCCTGCCCACACCGGTCGTGACCGGCCCGCCGGCCGGCCTGGACGTCGTGATGTTCCGCGACCCGTTCGTCTTCCGCAGCGGTGGGCGGCGCTGGGCACTGGTCGGGGCGGGCCACGCCGACGGCGCGCCGTCGGTCCTGCTGTACGACTGCGACGACCTGGCCGACTGGCGGTTCGCCGGTGTGCTGCTCGACGGCAACGACCCTGTGGCGACGGACGTGTTCGGCGACAAGGCGGTCGGCTGGGAGTGCCCGCAGCTGTTCGCGACGGCGGGCGGGCAGTGGGTGCTCGTGGTGTCGCTGTGGGACGGCGACCCGATGGCCACGGGCTTTCTGACGGGCCGTCTGGAGCCGGACAGCGAAGGTGGGTTGCGGTTTGGGGCACGCACCGGCGGCCGGCTCGACCACGGGCGGGACTTCTACGCACCCGCCGTCCTCCAGGAGGCGGACCGGGCCCTGATGTGGGGCTGGTCCTGGGAGGCCCGTGAGCAGGGCGAGGTGGACGCTGCGGGCTGGGCCGGTGTCCTCACCGCGCCGAGGGTCGTGGACGTCCGTCCGGACGGCGCGCTGAGCGTCGTACCGGCTCCGGAGCTGCAACTGCTGCGCGCGGCCGAGCCGTTCGCCACCGCACCCGAACGCACCCCGCTGCCGCAGTCGTACGACCTGACGGTCACCGCCCGCACACCGACCACCGTCAGTCTGCTGCGCTCTGCCTCCGGCGCGGAGCTGACGATCCGGCTGGACCCGGACGAAGGCACCGTGACCCTGGATCGCAGCGACTGGCCGCGGACCCGGAGCGAGCAGTCGGCGCCCCTCGTCGTGCGGGCGCCCGCACGGGAGGTGCGCATCCTCGTCGACGGCTCCCTGTTCGAGCTGTTCGCCGACGATCGCGCCACCGTCACCGAGCGGATCTACCGACGTCCGGGCGACGTGCCCGAGCTCGTCGTGACCGGAGCCGGGGCCACCGTCATCGGATGGGAGCAGGTCCCACCGACGAGCGGCTGA
- a CDS encoding LacI family DNA-binding transcriptional regulator encodes MGSTEEKQPAGHGRPTSRDVARLAGVSHTAVSFVFNGRAEGNLSPATQERIRQAAAQLGYRPDPVARGLRRRRTAVIGLVTDEIASSPFAGRLLRGAMDTAWDNEHLVLTVDSGGDPAKEDAAVAELLDRRVDGIIYAAFSLRRVRVPEGLHRTHSVLANCVPEDDSLPAVIPAERAGGRTAARLLLDEGHRRIAHVGGLDDVASVERLRGFRDALRAEGITVPKEWVVRTGGEISGGYEGALRLLDGVPADRRPTGIFCYNDRVAAGALHAATRLGITVPEELSVVGYDDQEHMAAFLSPPLTTVALPHRAMGEAATRLLLDAIETGKTPPATVRRLACPVISRSSVGPAPIR; translated from the coding sequence ATGGGCAGCACCGAGGAGAAGCAGCCGGCAGGCCATGGACGCCCCACGTCCCGGGACGTTGCGCGGCTCGCCGGTGTGTCGCACACCGCGGTCTCCTTCGTGTTCAACGGCCGGGCCGAGGGCAACCTCTCGCCTGCCACCCAGGAACGCATCCGCCAGGCCGCCGCCCAGCTCGGCTACCGCCCCGACCCCGTCGCCCGCGGCCTGCGCCGCCGTCGTACGGCCGTGATCGGCCTGGTCACCGACGAGATCGCCTCCTCGCCCTTCGCCGGCCGGCTGCTGCGCGGCGCGATGGACACCGCCTGGGACAACGAGCACCTCGTCCTGACCGTCGACTCCGGCGGCGACCCCGCCAAGGAGGACGCCGCGGTCGCCGAGCTCCTGGACCGACGCGTGGACGGCATCATCTACGCCGCCTTCTCCCTGCGCCGCGTCCGCGTTCCAGAGGGCCTGCACCGCACCCACTCCGTCCTCGCCAACTGCGTCCCCGAGGACGACTCGCTGCCTGCCGTCATCCCCGCCGAACGCGCCGGAGGCCGTACGGCCGCCCGCCTGCTCCTCGACGAGGGGCACCGCAGGATCGCCCACGTCGGCGGCCTCGATGACGTCGCCTCGGTCGAGCGGCTGCGCGGCTTTCGTGACGCGCTGCGCGCCGAGGGGATCACCGTCCCCAAGGAGTGGGTCGTGCGGACCGGCGGCGAGATCTCCGGCGGCTACGAGGGAGCGCTGCGGCTGCTCGACGGCGTGCCCGCCGACCGCCGCCCCACCGGGATCTTCTGCTACAACGACCGCGTCGCCGCGGGCGCACTGCACGCCGCTACCCGGCTCGGGATCACCGTCCCCGAAGAGCTGTCCGTGGTCGGCTACGACGACCAGGAGCACATGGCCGCCTTCCTGTCCCCGCCCCTCACCACCGTCGCCCTCCCGCACCGGGCGATGGGCGAGGCGGCCACCCGGCTCCTCCTCGACGCCATCGAGACCGGCAAGACGCCGCCCGCGACGGTACGGCGTCTCGCCTGCCCGGTGATCAGCCGCTCGTCGGTGGGACCTGCTCCCATCCGATGA
- a CDS encoding capsid cement protein yields MDIVTVTMRAAQAITAGGQVVRTTGSPTTVTPAVEKEKLHTSPFFGVALERADVGHNVTVQIGGVFNVPLDSGRAGAVGVDSSGRIVRASDSKCMSAPNWIGDCDNSGMVTIRPRRDTRLNVLDFGAVGDGKANDTGPLQAALDCATRFKALECKTGFDTEQVSDGKVVYLPPGDYRITSPLVVRQHCILEGAGGRVLSGTQNTRILADVVGKTDDPKPADFNLSRATGIGPVGGETVYCAIALTGAWTTTSGSAVVPSRARADYAELRQFTLESCPDQGISAKTFYQAPQMDAVRVLAPGSLIASIGVSGFRRNGITIYASDVPFFTPQVDASLTQIRDCVLDNNGQHGLDIGSEGNMETNAMLVMSVDASGNGRDGIHDNSFLGCTFIACRTAANKHRNISSEHSSIARSVYVGCYAEGDAPAVFKGGNIAVVGGDMDITPDSTYWGYGAVRGGSGPSALKVLNNFSKVQLYRIVSGGIDIDKDELKTGGEGSKAQGYLYQAQNAGRTRGVVRPDHPSGEPDWKKTAGSLTEDGDVNWLCLGELKPGTGAVPMVITSNTLGNNSDSTIIQDFDSVPLDSHLNTVDGSSLFRTQVQTAPPDIKGRIETSLLSNGSFHTYYQTAYENGPFPGALMLPEAWIGNWVYSERRICVVTGGTPYDNPVGSCNFYRPGDLLVNAVRDPTAPDEIGWTVKAACGRRSAKSCKDWAPNTHYHIGQTVKPTPANRFIYRLKEYKSGGPFDPHLNVSGPQSQQPPWSQSVGGETEDNCLVWETLYDLDVPANRKYIEPIPRRVPDQLDSNATDFAKLKEDFNALLAKLRAAHLLGD; encoded by the coding sequence ATGGACATCGTCACCGTCACCATGCGAGCCGCACAGGCCATTACAGCCGGCGGCCAGGTGGTCCGCACCACCGGATCACCGACCACCGTCACCCCTGCTGTCGAGAAGGAAAAGTTGCATACCAGTCCGTTCTTTGGGGTTGCTCTGGAAAGGGCGGATGTTGGACATAACGTTACAGTTCAAATAGGCGGCGTTTTCAATGTCCCCCTTGACTCCGGTCGGGCTGGCGCGGTTGGCGTCGACAGCTCGGGACGAATAGTGCGCGCTTCGGATTCAAAGTGCATGAGCGCTCCGAACTGGATAGGTGACTGCGATAATTCGGGAATGGTGACAATCCGACCCCGCCGCGACACGCGGCTGAACGTGCTCGACTTTGGAGCGGTAGGGGACGGAAAGGCCAACGACACGGGCCCACTCCAAGCAGCCCTGGACTGCGCAACGCGATTCAAAGCGCTGGAATGCAAAACGGGATTCGATACGGAGCAGGTGTCCGACGGAAAAGTCGTCTATCTTCCTCCAGGAGACTATCGGATTACCAGCCCTCTTGTCGTCAGGCAGCATTGCATTCTGGAGGGAGCTGGGGGGCGTGTCCTTAGTGGCACTCAAAATACTCGCATACTCGCAGATGTCGTAGGTAAAACCGACGATCCGAAGCCGGCAGATTTCAACCTCTCCAGGGCGACCGGTATCGGTCCAGTGGGAGGGGAGACTGTCTATTGCGCAATTGCCTTGACGGGTGCTTGGACCACCACCTCCGGATCGGCTGTAGTGCCCTCTCGTGCTCGTGCGGACTATGCCGAGCTTCGTCAGTTTACCCTCGAGTCGTGCCCCGACCAAGGGATATCTGCTAAAACCTTTTATCAGGCCCCGCAGATGGACGCCGTACGGGTTCTGGCGCCCGGCTCATTGATCGCGTCGATTGGGGTTTCTGGCTTCAGGCGTAACGGAATAACGATATACGCAAGCGATGTGCCTTTCTTTACGCCGCAAGTTGATGCCAGCCTCACGCAGATACGTGATTGCGTTCTCGATAATAATGGCCAACATGGGCTCGACATCGGCAGCGAGGGCAACATGGAGACCAATGCTATGCTGGTCATGAGTGTTGATGCCTCCGGTAATGGGCGTGATGGAATTCATGATAATTCATTTTTGGGCTGCACCTTTATTGCGTGTCGCACCGCAGCAAACAAACACCGAAACATCAGCTCCGAACACAGTTCAATCGCGCGCTCTGTGTACGTCGGCTGCTACGCCGAAGGGGATGCGCCAGCGGTATTCAAGGGAGGGAATATCGCTGTAGTCGGAGGGGACATGGATATCACCCCGGACTCAACGTACTGGGGCTATGGCGCCGTCAGAGGAGGATCTGGACCCTCTGCCCTGAAAGTGCTAAATAACTTTTCCAAAGTGCAATTGTATCGGATCGTCTCCGGTGGGATCGACATCGACAAGGACGAGCTGAAGACGGGCGGGGAAGGATCTAAAGCGCAAGGATATCTATATCAAGCGCAAAATGCCGGGCGTACTCGCGGGGTTGTTCGTCCTGACCACCCGAGTGGTGAGCCTGATTGGAAGAAAACGGCCGGGAGCCTGACAGAAGATGGCGATGTGAATTGGCTATGCTTGGGTGAACTGAAGCCGGGCACCGGCGCCGTCCCAATGGTCATAACGTCCAACACCCTCGGAAACAATTCGGATTCCACGATCATTCAGGATTTTGATTCTGTCCCGCTGGACAGTCATTTGAATACCGTCGATGGGTCTTCCCTCTTCCGTACCCAAGTCCAGACAGCTCCCCCGGATATCAAGGGCAGGATTGAAACGTCCCTGCTGAGTAATGGGTCTTTCCATACGTACTATCAAACCGCGTACGAAAACGGTCCGTTTCCCGGCGCGCTGATGCTTCCGGAAGCTTGGATTGGAAACTGGGTCTACAGTGAGCGGCGAATCTGTGTTGTGACTGGCGGAACCCCCTACGATAATCCTGTGGGTAGCTGCAACTTCTATCGCCCGGGTGATCTCCTTGTCAATGCCGTCAGAGATCCAACGGCCCCAGACGAGATCGGGTGGACGGTGAAGGCTGCGTGTGGAAGGAGGTCAGCGAAGTCTTGTAAAGACTGGGCTCCCAACACGCACTACCACATAGGGCAAACCGTCAAGCCGACGCCCGCCAATCGTTTCATATATCGGCTGAAGGAGTACAAGTCCGGTGGCCCGTTTGACCCGCACCTCAACGTCTCCGGTCCTCAAAGTCAGCAGCCGCCCTGGAGTCAGAGTGTTGGTGGTGAGACTGAGGACAATTGCCTAGTGTGGGAGACGCTCTATGACTTGGATGTTCCCGCAAACAGAAAGTACATTGAACCGATTCCACGGCGCGTGCCAGATCAGCTGGACTCGAACGCGACGGACTTTGCCAAACTGAAGGAGGATTTCAACGCACTTCTTGCCAAGCTGAGAGCGGCGCACCTGTTGGGAGATTAA